From Phenylobacterium montanum, the proteins below share one genomic window:
- a CDS encoding SDR family NAD(P)-dependent oxidoreductase produces MVDQGGRTALVTGAAGDIGAATAAVFIREGARVVITDRRREPLEQVAAALREAGGEVLAIACDQTDPTGVASLFEQIGAQFGRLDATFVNAGYGRYGALIDMPFDQWRKHVDVNLNGGFLMAQGAARLMAEGKRGGSIVINASTAAAHVCDLLGAYAASKSGLRMLARTLASELGIHRIRVNLVMPGVIETAMTQSLIDDPATRLDVLKETPVGRLGAPEDVARLVSFLCSDAAGYVTGAEVLVDGGQTIHAYPRWFSTDYTDADSGWVGHAARLASAQAGRTSIA; encoded by the coding sequence GTGGTCGATCAAGGCGGACGCACGGCGCTGGTCACGGGGGCAGCAGGCGACATCGGCGCGGCGACCGCGGCTGTCTTCATTCGTGAGGGCGCGCGGGTGGTGATCACCGATCGCCGCCGCGAGCCACTGGAGCAGGTGGCGGCGGCCCTGCGCGAGGCGGGCGGCGAGGTCCTGGCCATCGCCTGCGACCAGACCGACCCCACGGGGGTCGCCAGCCTGTTCGAGCAGATTGGCGCGCAATTCGGACGACTGGACGCGACCTTCGTCAATGCCGGCTACGGCCGCTACGGCGCGCTCATCGACATGCCGTTCGATCAATGGCGCAAGCACGTCGACGTCAACCTCAACGGCGGCTTCCTGATGGCCCAGGGCGCGGCGCGATTGATGGCCGAGGGCAAGCGCGGCGGGTCGATCGTCATCAACGCCTCGACCGCTGCGGCGCACGTCTGCGACCTCTTGGGCGCCTACGCCGCCTCGAAGTCGGGCCTGAGGATGCTGGCGCGCACCCTGGCGTCGGAACTCGGCATCCATCGGATCCGGGTCAATCTGGTCATGCCCGGGGTGATCGAGACGGCGATGACCCAGTCCCTGATCGACGATCCAGCGACCCGCTTAGACGTGCTGAAGGAAACTCCGGTCGGTCGGCTCGGCGCGCCGGAGGATGTCGCGCGACTGGTGAGCTTTCTGTGCAGCGACGCCGCCGGCTATGTCACCGGCGCCGAGGTGTTGGTGGATGGCGGTCAGACCATCCATGCCTATCCGCGCTGGTTCAGCACCGACTATACGGACGCCGATAGCGGGTGGGTCGGACACGCGGCGCGGCTCGCTTCCGCGCAGGCCGGCCGCACGTCGATTGCATAA
- a CDS encoding carotenoid oxygenase family protein produces the protein MKIERLPPVKFSLQPNNHPYLNGAWTPLREEVTVDELDVIDGAIPADLDGVYLRNTENQVHQPLGRYHPFDGDGMIHLIDFKGGKASYRNRFVRTRGFEAEQEADGALWGGLADPAGLAKRPGYCAHGSLKDSSSTDIVVHAGRALSTFYQCGEGYRLNAETLEQEGIEGWTPIDGISAHPKVDEATGELMFFNYSKFAPYLHYGVVDRHNKLVTYIPIPTPGPRLPHDMAFTEHYSILNDLPVFWDEGLLKRNIHAVRMHDGTPSRFAIVPRHGRTEDVRWFEAAPTYVLHWLNAYEEGDEIILDGYFQENPTPEPKRDAPPGFEHMMAYLDQQAFRPKLHRWRFNLKDGTTREAHLDDRIMEFGMFNQRYAGRKYRYVYSTVTEPGWFLFTGFVKTDLETGESTEFHLPRGQYASETPFAPKPDATSEDDGYLISFIIDEAGGGSYCAILDAKRIEDGPICRIALPHKLCSGTHACWADRKFIREGALGAL, from the coding sequence ATGAAGATCGAACGCCTGCCGCCCGTGAAATTCTCGCTCCAGCCGAACAACCATCCGTATCTCAACGGCGCCTGGACGCCCCTGCGCGAGGAAGTCACCGTCGATGAGCTGGACGTGATCGACGGCGCGATCCCGGCCGACCTGGACGGGGTCTATCTGCGCAACACCGAAAACCAGGTGCATCAGCCGCTAGGCCGCTATCATCCATTCGACGGCGACGGGATGATCCACCTGATCGACTTCAAGGGCGGCAAGGCCAGCTATCGCAATCGCTTCGTCCGCACCCGCGGTTTCGAGGCCGAGCAGGAGGCTGACGGCGCTCTGTGGGGCGGGCTGGCCGATCCGGCCGGCCTCGCCAAGCGGCCTGGCTATTGCGCCCACGGATCTTTGAAGGACTCCTCCAGCACCGACATCGTCGTCCACGCCGGGCGGGCGCTCTCGACCTTCTATCAGTGCGGCGAGGGCTATCGGCTGAACGCCGAGACGCTGGAGCAGGAGGGGATCGAGGGCTGGACCCCGATCGACGGGATTTCGGCCCATCCGAAGGTGGACGAGGCGACCGGGGAGCTGATGTTCTTCAACTACTCCAAGTTCGCCCCCTACCTGCACTATGGAGTGGTCGACCGGCACAACAAGCTGGTCACCTATATCCCGATCCCGACGCCTGGACCGCGGTTGCCCCACGACATGGCCTTCACCGAGCACTATTCGATCCTCAACGACCTGCCGGTGTTCTGGGACGAGGGACTGCTCAAACGGAACATCCACGCGGTCAGGATGCACGACGGGACACCGTCGCGATTCGCCATCGTCCCGCGCCATGGCCGAACCGAGGACGTCCGCTGGTTCGAGGCGGCGCCGACCTACGTGCTGCACTGGCTGAACGCCTATGAGGAGGGCGACGAGATAATTCTGGACGGCTATTTCCAGGAGAACCCTACCCCGGAACCCAAGCGCGACGCCCCGCCCGGCTTCGAGCACATGATGGCCTATCTGGACCAGCAGGCCTTCCGGCCCAAGCTGCACCGCTGGCGCTTCAACCTGAAGGACGGGACCACCCGCGAGGCGCACCTGGACGACCGGATCATGGAATTCGGCATGTTCAATCAGCGCTATGCCGGCCGGAAATACCGTTACGTCTATTCGACGGTGACCGAGCCGGGCTGGTTCCTGTTCACCGGCTTCGTCAAGACCGACCTGGAGACCGGCGAGAGCACCGAATTCCACCTACCCCGCGGCCAGTACGCCAGCGAGACTCCGTTCGCGCCCAAGCCGGACGCGACCAGCGAGGACGACGGCTATCTGATCAGCTTCATCATCGACGAGGCGGGCGGCGGCTCGTATTGCGCCATCCTGGACGCCAAGCGCATCGAGGACGGCCCGATCTGCAGAATCGCCCTGCCGCATAAGCTGTGCAGCGGCACCCACGCCTGCTGGGCCGACCGGAAGTTCATTCGTGAGGGCGCCCTGGGCGCTCTTTAG